From Primulina huaijiensis isolate GDHJ02 chromosome 15, ASM1229523v2, whole genome shotgun sequence, one genomic window encodes:
- the LOC140959462 gene encoding fatty acid amide hydrolase-like isoform X1, translating to MVKKKVMLPADEVDLATVKYQNEIIEAPHLTGFWLQLFVKVVESSIIGPLIISHFKKKNKAVEMLRNTVIPEAPMFKPEFPPQEPETEVIPLEEDGKPEERVELALQCLPEYDPAKSWTSDSSEPFRYWNIRDYAYAYRSMLTSPSIVAERFILAIDEFKNKKPPTPLLISYDPGNIRKQAAASTRRFEEGNPLSILDGIFMAIKDDIDCCPYPSNGGTTFFHEIRPVEEDADSVAKLRSCGVILVGKANMHELGLGTSGNNPNYGTARNPHAPERYTGGSSSGPAAIVAAGLCSAALGTDGGGSVRIPSSLCGAVGLKSTYGRTNMTGSLCDSGTVAIIGPITTTVEDAILVYSAILGSSAADRIALKPSIPHVPILSSHGSSNFLGSLKLGKYTEWFNDVFLTDITEKCEDVINRLTETHGCKTLEIVIPELHEMRYAHIVSVGSEALCGLNPDFEDGKSAKFTNDTRTNLALFRSFTASDYVAAQCLRSAVIVNFMGRRILLYLMDIYKKVDVIITPTTGVTAPVIPPAALKYGETDLQLAENLMRFVTLANLLGLPAISVPVGYDKQGLPIGLQLIGRPWCEASILHLAAAVEELCSTTKKRPLQYYDMLKGN from the exons ATGGTGAAGAAGAAGGTGATGCTACCGGCGGATGAAGTTGACTTGGCTACGGTGAAATATCAGAATGAGATAATTGAAG CGCCGCATTTGACTGGATTTTGGCTCCAGTTATTTGTTAAAGTGGTTGAGTCGTCCATAATCGGTCCGCTGATTATATCTCATTTTAAGAAGAAGAATAAAGCGGTTGAG ATGCTGAGGAATACTGTGATACCAGAGGCTCCTATGTTTAAACCTGAGTTTCCTCCTCAAG AACCAGAAACTGAAGTTATTCCTCTGGAAGAAGATGGGAAGCCTGAAGAGAGAGTTGAACTGGCCTTGCAGTGTCTTCCAGAATATGATCCTGCTAAGAGTTGGACGTCGGATTCTTCTGAACCTTTCCGCTATTGGAATATTCGTGATTACGCATATGCATACAGATCTATGCTCACATCCCCATCTATT GTTGCAGAGCGCTTCATCTTGGCGATAGATGAGTTCAAAAATAAGAAGCCTCCCACTCCATTGTTGATTTCCTATGACCCTGGGAATATAAGAAAACAGGCAGCAGCTTCTACCAGAAGGTTTGAGGAAG GGAATCCGTTGTCGATCCTTGATGGTATTTTTATGGCAATTAAGGATGATATCGATTGCTGCCCCTATCCTTCTAATG GTGGAACAACCTTCTTTCACGAAATTCGTCCTGTTGAAGAGGATGCAGACTCTGTTGCAAAACTACGTAGCTGCGGTGTGATTTTGGTTGGAAAGGCGAATATGCATGAACTGGGTCTAGGCACGTCAGGAAACAATCCAAATTATGG GACCGCAAGAAATCCACATGCTCCTGAAAGATATACGGGTGGATCATCCTCAGGACCTGCGGCAATTGTAGCCGCTGGATTATGTTCAGCTGCATTAGGAACAGATGGAGGAG GTTCTGTTCGAATTCCATCATCTTTATGTGGTGCTGTGGGACTGAAATCGACGTACGGAAGGACCAATATGACGGG ATCTTTATGTGATTCGGGGACGGTGGCGATTATTGGACCTATCACAACTACTGTCGAGGATGCGATACTTGT GTATTCGGCAATTTTGGGATCCTCGGCTGCAGATAGAATTGCTTTGAAACCT TCAATCCCCCACGTACCTATCTTATCTTCGCATGGAAGTTCAAACTTTCTGGGATCACTAAAGTTGGGGAAGTATACTGAG TGGTTTAATGATGTTTTCTTGACTGATATTACCGAAAAGTGCGAGGACGTGATAAATCGTTTAACTGAAACACATGGGTGCAAG ACATTGGAGATTGTAATTCCAGAGCTTCATGAGATGCGCTATGCCCATATTGTTTCAGTTGGGTCCGAAGCACTGTGTGGGTTGAATCCTGATTTTGAAGATGG TAAAAGtgcgaagtttacaaatgataCACGGACAAACCTGGCACTTTTTCGGTCCTTCACAGCATCGGACTATGTTGCAGCTCAATGTCTCAGGTCAGCCGTAATTGTCAATTTTATGGG GAGAAGGATACTGCTGTACCTTATGGATATATATAAAAAGGTGGATGTCATTATCACTCCAACGACGGG GGTGACAGCACCTGTAATACCTCCAGCTGCACTTAAATATGGAGAGACAGATTTGCAACTTGCAG AAAATCTAATGCGGTTTGTCACATTAGCTAATCTTCTTGGGCTTCCAGCAATATCTGTTCCA GTTGGGTACGATAAGCAAGGTCTTCCCATCGGCCTACAACTAATTGGCCGTCCATGGTGTGAAGCTTCTATTCTGCATTTAGCTGCTGCAGTTGAG GAACTTTGTTCTACAACTAAGAAGAGACCATTGCAGTATTATGATATGTTGAAAGGGAATTGA
- the LOC140959464 gene encoding malate dehydrogenase, glyoxysomal — protein sequence MLMKMNPLVSVLHLYDVVNSPGVTADISHMDTGAVVRGFLGQHQLENALTGVDLVIIPAGVPRKPGMTRDDLFKINAGIVKTLCEGIAKCCPNAVVNLISNPVNSTVPIAAEVFKQAGTYDPKKLLGVTMLDVVRANTFVAEVLGLDPREVSVPVVGGHAGVTILPLLSQVKPPCSFTPEETEYLTKRVQDGGTEVVQAKAGAGSATLSMAYAAVKFADACLRGLRGDAGIIECAFVASQVTELPFFASKVRLGRGGAEEVYQLGLLNEYERAGLEKAKKELEGSIQKGVSFIRI from the exons ATGTTGATGAAAATGAATCCTTTGGTTTCAGTGCTTCATCTTTATGATGTTGTTAATTCCCCTGGTGTCACTGCTGATATCAGTCATATGGACACTGGTGCTGTT GTGCGGGGTTTTCTTGGGCAACATCAACTTGAGAATGCACTTACGGGAGTGGACCTTGTAATAATTCCTGCTGGGGTTCCAAGGAAGCCAGGAATGACTAGAGATGACCTTTTCAAAATCAATGCAGGGATTGTCAAAACCTTATGTGAAGGCATTGCAAAGTGTTGCCCAAATGCTGTTGTCAATTTGATCAGTAATCCAGTGAACTCTACCGTTCCTATTGCGGCCGAAGTTTTCAAGCAAGCAGGCACTTATGACCCGAAAAAGCTTCTGGGAGTTACCATGCTTGATGTTGTGAGAGCCAATACTTTTGTG GCTGAAGTTCTGGGACTTGATCCAAGAGAGGTTAGTGTTCCTGTAGTTGGCGGCCATGCAGGAGTGACAATTTTGCCACTTCTCTCACAg GTAAAACCTCCTTGTTCCTTTACACCCGAGGAAACCGAGTATCTTACCAAACGTGTTCAAGATGGTGGTACGGAAGTTGTTCAG GCAAAAGCAGGTGCTGGCTCTGCAACACTATCAATG GCATATGCAGCAGTAAAATTTGCAGATGCATGCCTCCGTGGCTTACGAGGGGATGCTGGCATCATTGAATGTGCTTTTGTGGCATCACAG GTCACTGAACTCCCTTTCTTTGCTTCGAAAGTACGACTTGGACGTGGAGGAGCTGAAGAGGTGTACCAACTCGGGCTTTTAAATGAGTATGAGAG GGCTGGATTGGAGAAAGCGAAGAAGGAGCTGGAGGGAAGTATTCAGAAGGGGGTTTCCTTCATTAGGATTTGA
- the LOC140959462 gene encoding fatty acid amide hydrolase-like isoform X2 encodes MVKKKVMLPADEVDLATVKYQNEIIEAPHLTGFWLQLFVKVVESSIIGPLIISHFKKKNKAVEMLRNTVIPEAPMFKPEFPPQEPETEVIPLEEDGKPEERVELALQCLPEYDPAKSWTSDSSEPFRYWNIRDYAYAYRSMLTSPSIVAERFILAIDEFKNKKPPTPLLISYDPGNIRKQAAASTRRFEEGNPLSILDGIFMAIKDDIDCCPYPSNGGTTFFHEIRPVEEDADSVAKLRSCGVILVGKANMHELGLGTSGNNPNYGTARNPHAPERYTGGSSSGPAAIVAAGLCSAALGTDGGGSVRIPSSLCGAVGLKSTYGRTNMTGSLCDSGTVAIIGPITTTVEDAILVYSAILGSSAADRIALKPSIPHVPILSSHGSSNFLGSLKLGKYTEWFNDVFLTDITEKCEDVINRLTETHGCKTLEIVIPELHEMRYAHIVSVGSEALCGLNPDFEDGKSAKFTNDTRTNLALFRSFTASDYVAAQCLRRRILLYLMDIYKKVDVIITPTTGVTAPVIPPAALKYGETDLQLAENLMRFVTLANLLGLPAISVPVGYDKQGLPIGLQLIGRPWCEASILHLAAAVEELCSTTKKRPLQYYDMLKGN; translated from the exons ATGGTGAAGAAGAAGGTGATGCTACCGGCGGATGAAGTTGACTTGGCTACGGTGAAATATCAGAATGAGATAATTGAAG CGCCGCATTTGACTGGATTTTGGCTCCAGTTATTTGTTAAAGTGGTTGAGTCGTCCATAATCGGTCCGCTGATTATATCTCATTTTAAGAAGAAGAATAAAGCGGTTGAG ATGCTGAGGAATACTGTGATACCAGAGGCTCCTATGTTTAAACCTGAGTTTCCTCCTCAAG AACCAGAAACTGAAGTTATTCCTCTGGAAGAAGATGGGAAGCCTGAAGAGAGAGTTGAACTGGCCTTGCAGTGTCTTCCAGAATATGATCCTGCTAAGAGTTGGACGTCGGATTCTTCTGAACCTTTCCGCTATTGGAATATTCGTGATTACGCATATGCATACAGATCTATGCTCACATCCCCATCTATT GTTGCAGAGCGCTTCATCTTGGCGATAGATGAGTTCAAAAATAAGAAGCCTCCCACTCCATTGTTGATTTCCTATGACCCTGGGAATATAAGAAAACAGGCAGCAGCTTCTACCAGAAGGTTTGAGGAAG GGAATCCGTTGTCGATCCTTGATGGTATTTTTATGGCAATTAAGGATGATATCGATTGCTGCCCCTATCCTTCTAATG GTGGAACAACCTTCTTTCACGAAATTCGTCCTGTTGAAGAGGATGCAGACTCTGTTGCAAAACTACGTAGCTGCGGTGTGATTTTGGTTGGAAAGGCGAATATGCATGAACTGGGTCTAGGCACGTCAGGAAACAATCCAAATTATGG GACCGCAAGAAATCCACATGCTCCTGAAAGATATACGGGTGGATCATCCTCAGGACCTGCGGCAATTGTAGCCGCTGGATTATGTTCAGCTGCATTAGGAACAGATGGAGGAG GTTCTGTTCGAATTCCATCATCTTTATGTGGTGCTGTGGGACTGAAATCGACGTACGGAAGGACCAATATGACGGG ATCTTTATGTGATTCGGGGACGGTGGCGATTATTGGACCTATCACAACTACTGTCGAGGATGCGATACTTGT GTATTCGGCAATTTTGGGATCCTCGGCTGCAGATAGAATTGCTTTGAAACCT TCAATCCCCCACGTACCTATCTTATCTTCGCATGGAAGTTCAAACTTTCTGGGATCACTAAAGTTGGGGAAGTATACTGAG TGGTTTAATGATGTTTTCTTGACTGATATTACCGAAAAGTGCGAGGACGTGATAAATCGTTTAACTGAAACACATGGGTGCAAG ACATTGGAGATTGTAATTCCAGAGCTTCATGAGATGCGCTATGCCCATATTGTTTCAGTTGGGTCCGAAGCACTGTGTGGGTTGAATCCTGATTTTGAAGATGG TAAAAGtgcgaagtttacaaatgataCACGGACAAACCTGGCACTTTTTCGGTCCTTCACAGCATCGGACTATGTTGCAGCTCAATGTCTCAG GAGAAGGATACTGCTGTACCTTATGGATATATATAAAAAGGTGGATGTCATTATCACTCCAACGACGGG GGTGACAGCACCTGTAATACCTCCAGCTGCACTTAAATATGGAGAGACAGATTTGCAACTTGCAG AAAATCTAATGCGGTTTGTCACATTAGCTAATCTTCTTGGGCTTCCAGCAATATCTGTTCCA GTTGGGTACGATAAGCAAGGTCTTCCCATCGGCCTACAACTAATTGGCCGTCCATGGTGTGAAGCTTCTATTCTGCATTTAGCTGCTGCAGTTGAG GAACTTTGTTCTACAACTAAGAAGAGACCATTGCAGTATTATGATATGTTGAAAGGGAATTGA
- the LOC140959465 gene encoding L-galactose dehydrogenase-like isoform X2: MGIFTYVLDRVPPGTVDVVLSYCHCGINYSTSEDLVPYLRSKGVGVISASPLAMGLLTKNSPPKWRPTSPELKAACQAAAAAHCKKKGKNVLKTTMQFSLSNQDILTILVGMNSIKQVDENVAAAAELATVGIDKETLSEIEVI, from the exons ATGGGAATTTTCACTTATGTTCTGGATAGGGTGCCACCAGGAACTGTAGATGTAGTCCTGTCTTATTGTCACTGTGGCATCAATTATTCTACTTCAGAAGATCTAGTGCCTTACTTGAGGAGCAAGGGTGTTGGTGTAATAAGTGCTTCTCCACTAGCAATGGGTCTTCTGACCAAAAATAGCCCTCCAAAATGGCGTCCTACCTCCCCTGAACTCAAG GCTGCTTGTcaagctgctgctgctgctcacTGCAAAAAGAAGGGAAAGAATGTATTGAAGACGACCATGCAATTCAGCTTGTCGAATCAAGATATTTTGACTATCTTGGTTGGGATGAACTCCATCAAACAG GTTGATGAAAATGTAGCAGCTGCTGCAGAACTTGCTACGGTTGGGATAGACAAAGAAACTCTATCGGAGATCGAAGTGATTTGA
- the LOC140959461 gene encoding uncharacterized protein translates to MAEIEETFSKLLSSSSSCSWKDQEMADEAGGRDEEFYEKLEAPKFVDFTVPDHFHPDDRYWFCLRVGCDQKHEEEMDHEAIYKNFILRVMAARSPNARLRKALGNSSRTPIKCPMSAPPKSSKPRLAIISSISQKMDGEMKRIMKPPSKPGVTPMAKVKQIASKYLTTPRNKTKLSNPKSFRSVQNAKPGNIEVPKSRMVAKALVFHSPKKNIKVKTSFEQRTPLTKLCEHMNKLEITDQRKQHLLGYSSKSSSNWETDASRKKGVLHSQTCDTIEAKSVGSNRSKSKGKLPDKQVSKKLWLDDPIDSSKSNESDVAKKLQAAEVKEFEIHESMQEEGCASSVMPPLLYNTDPALADDSNGEGRCVHLEGSDSASFQATNREDNDIYDGNELNETSRTNSDSHVESLRQTIETDSSERRRDEDELMDCDDKENVAGADENRHDNNTNQNGRKIFGMHDKCGGIKKAAQAKDKNLKEGLILSGALAPGRKFKKPKPTNPKPFKLRTDERGILKEATLERRATLMASQNESSNPSTLGGKLQMKQGSDNQRGRSTTTIKQQNHHYSAYQEPKQMSSPLKSNSTQRLEKFRKIASPVQPQGRLTSTRKEVVTSFLIPGQKLEVIHENSPKHSELRRVGKETRNNISSPTVDSLFRSTPCRRRPVTAVQPNFHGTNTPRSGCTRKL, encoded by the exons ATGGCGGAAATTGAAGAAACTTTCAGTAAATTGTTATCATCATCGTCATCTTGTTCATGGAAAGATCAAGAGATGGCCGACGAAGCTGGAGGAAGGGACGAGGAGTTTTACGAGAAATTGGAGGCGCCGAAGTTCGTTGATTTCACTGTCCCAGATCATTTCCACCCAGACGACCGATACTGGTTTTGCCTCCGTGTTG GATGTGACCAAAAACACGAGGAAGAAATGGATCACGAAGCAATCTACAAGAACTTTATCCTCAGG GTAATGGCAGCTAGAAGTCCAAATGCAAGGCTTAGGAAAGCTCTTGGAAATTCTTCAAG AACACCCATAAAATGCCCTATGTCAGCTCCCCCTAAATCTTCCAAACCAAGATTAGCAATAATCTCTTCTATTTCTCAGAAGATGGATGGTGAAATGAAAAGGATCATGAAGCCTCCCTCGAAGCCTGGAGTTACACCAATGGCTAAGGTTAAGCAGATCGCTTCTAAGTATCTTACAACTCCAAGGAACAAAACCAAATTATCGAATCCAAAATCATTTCGAAGTGTTCAGAATGCAAAACCAGGAAATATTGAAGTGCCAAAAAGTAGAATGGTAGCAAAGGCTTTGGTTTTTCACTCTCCCAAAAAAAACATCAAGGTCAAAACTTCTTTTGAACAGCGCACACCCTTAACAAAGTTATGCGAACATATGAACAAACTCGAGATAACAGATCAGAGAAAGCAACATTTACTGGGATATTCAAGTAAATCATCCAGTAATTGGGAAACTGATGCTTCCAGAAAGAAAGGTGTGCTTCATTCTCAAACTTGTGATACAATCGAAGCTAAATCAGTTGGATCGAACAGAAGTAAGAGTAAAGGAAAACTACCAGATAAACAAGTCTCCAAGAAATTGTGGCTAGATGATCCTATAGACAGTTCAAAATCGAACGAAAGCGATGTTGCAAAAAAGTTACAGGCAGCAGAAGTGAAAGAGTTTGAAATTCACGAATCTATGCAAGAAGAAGGCTGTGCATCTTCAGTTATGCCACCATTGCTGTACAATACAGATCCGGCCTTAGCAGATGACTCCAATGGAGAAGGGAGGTGTGTGCATCTTGAAGGAAGTGATAGTGCAAGTTTTCAAGCCACAAACAGAGAGGATAATGATATCTATGATGGAAATGAACTAAATGAAACTTCAAGAACTAACTCAGATAGTCATGTAGAATCTTTGAGACAGACAATTGAGACTGATTCTTCTGAAAGAAGGAGAGATGAGGATGAACTTATGGACTGTGATGACAAAGAAAATGTTGCGGGTGCTGATGAGAACAG GCATGATAATAATACAAACCAAAACGGAAGAAAAATCTTTGGCATGCATGACAAATGTGGCGGCATAAAAAAG GCTGCTCAAGCAAAAGATAAGAATTTGAAAGAGGGTTTGATTTTATCTGGTGCACTTGCTCCTGGACGGAAATTCAAGAAACCAAAGCCCACTAATCCTAAACCTTTTAAACTAAGAACAGAT GAGAGGGGAATTCTTAAAGAAGCTACATTGGAGAGAAGAGCCACTCTCATGGCATCTCAAAATGAAAGTTCAAATCCAAGCACGTTAGGTGGAAAGTTGCAGATGAAGCAAGGGAGTGATAATCAA AGAGGGAGgtcaacaacaacaataaaacaACAGAACCATCATTATTCGGCATACCAAGAACCAAAACAGATGAGTTCACCTCTCAAAAGTAACTCAACTCAAAGATTGGAGAAGTTCAGAAAAATTGCATCTCCTGTTCAGCCTCAAGG GAGGCTCACTTCGACAAGGAAAGAAGTAGTGACTTCTTTCTTGATTCCTGGTCAAAAACTTGAAGTGATACACGAAAATTCACCCAAGCATTCAGAACTAAGAAGGGTTGGGAAAGAAACTAGGAACAACATTTCTTCCCCCACTGTTGATTCCTTATTTCGATCTACGCCCTGTAGAAGGAGGCCTGTTACTGCTGTGCAGCCAAACTTTCATGGCACCAATACACCAAGGAGTGGTTGCACCAGGAAACTCTAA
- the LOC140959601 gene encoding probable pectin methylesterase CGR3, producing the protein MSRRPNTSRRPTESGDIPFMGVFHPKSRPSPMLSIGLLIVGALLIVGYIFKGSGGSADMASLSRLDGGISCTLEVTRLIPFLKKAYGDSMHKVLHVGPETCSVVSQLLKEEDAEAWGVEPYELDNADGNCMRLMHKGIVRVADIKFPLPYRPKSFSLVIVSDALDYLSPKYLNKTVPELARVASDGLVILSGYPGQQRVKVAELSKFGRPAKLRSSSWWIRLFIQTSLEENETATKKFQQAAAKKSLMSSCQIFHLKPLH; encoded by the exons ATGTCTAGAAGGCCCAATACTTCACGTCGTCCCACAGAGAGTGGAGACATTCCTTTCATGGGCGTATTTCATCCCAAATCCCGCCCATCTCCTATGTTATCCATCGGACTTCTCATTGTG GGAGCATTACTCATTGTTGGTTACATCTTCAAAGGCTCAG GTGGCAGCGCTGACATGGCTTCTTTAAGTCGACTTGATG GTGGTATTTCATGTACACTAGAAGTTACAAGATTAATACCTTTTCTTAAGAAAGCATACGGTGATAGCATGCACAAAGTGTTGCATGTGGGCCCTGAGACATGCTCAGTAGTCTCTCAACTATTAAAAGAAGAGGATGCAGAAGCTTGGGGTGTTGAGCCATATGAGTTGGACAATGCTGATGGAAACTGCATGCGTCTGATGCACAAAGGCATCGTTCGTGTGGCTGATATCAAGTTTCCTCTTCCCTACAGGCCGAAGTCATTTTCACTTGTCATAGTGTCAGATGCGTTGGATTACTTGTCACCCAAATACCTTAACAAAACTGTTCCAGAGTTAGCTAGAGTTGCTTCTGACGGTTTAGTTATATTATCTG GATACCCAGGTCAGCAGAGAGTTAAAGTGGCGGAGCTATCCAAGTTTGGTCGCCCG GCCAAATTGCGAAGCTCGTCTTGGTGGATACGATTGTTCATTCAGACCAGTTTAGAGGAGAATGAAACTGCTACTAAGAAGTTTCAGCAGGCAGCAGCCAAGAAATCTCTCATGTCTTCTTGCCAAATTTTTCACCTAAAACCATTGCATTGA
- the LOC140959229 gene encoding protein trichome birefringence-like 13, which produces MATRDHRSKKYASNSSLSSRLFITLLCLTSLCLCFSLFWKDAESPPLTAYSTVLDKRNSNCNYSNGRWIYDPAVPLRYDHTCKEIFKGWNCIASKKSNAIDILKWRWKPYQCDLPLFDPLRFLIDFRDTNIGFIGDSLNRNMFVALFCNLKRVSGEVKKWRPVGADRGFTFLEYNLTIAYHRTNLLARYGSWAASNSGGMLESLGFKVGYRVDADLPEGTWAEAPSFHDILIFNTGHWWWAPSKFDPVKSPMLFFEKGLPVIPPVPPHVGLDIVLRHMLSYVEKQARPNAILFFRTQSPRHFEGGDWDQGGSCSRSQPLLPQEVEKLFSIESNGTNVETRLVNKHLHKALEGSRFQVLDITRISEFRADAHPSTAGGKKHDDCMHWCLPGLTDTWNDLFITHLNTIRLRN; this is translated from the exons ATGGCCACGAGAGACCATCGCTCGAAAAAATACGCGTCGAATTCCTCCCTCTCATCTCGTCTCTTCATCACTCTCTTATGCCTTACCTCTCTCTGCCTGTGCTTCTCTCTGTTCTGGAAAGACGCCGAGTCGCCGCCTTTAACCGCTTACTCTACGGTGCTGGACAAGAGAAACAGCAACTGCAACTACTCGAATGGACGGTGGATCTACGATCCGGCTGTACCGCTTCGGTACGATCACACGTGCAAAGAGATATTCAAAGGTTGGAATTGTATTGCCAGTAAAAAATCTAACGCCATTGATATTCTCAAGTGGCGCTGGAAACCATACCAGTGTGATCTCCCGCTGTTCGATCCTCTTCGATTCCTCATTGACTTCCGAGACACCAATATAG GATTCATTGGGGACTCATTGAATCGAAACATGTTTGTAGCACTTTTCTGCAATTTAAAAAGGGTATCTGGTGAGGTAAAAAAATGGCGTCCTGTTGGAGCTGACCGGGGTTTCACTTTCCTTGAATACAACCTGACCATTGCCTATCATCGGACAAATCTCCTGGCCCGTTATGGTAG TTGGGCAGCCAGCAATAGTGGTGGCATGCTGGAGTCACTTGGTTTTAAGGTAGGTTATAGAGTTGATGCAGATCTACCCGAAGGAACGTGGGCTGAAGCTCCAAGTTTCCATGACATACTTATCTTTAACACTGGACACTG GTGGTGGGCGCCTTCAAAGTTTGACCCGGTAAAATCACCTATGCTTTTCTTTGAAAAGGGTTTGCCTGTGATTCCTCCCGTCCCACCTCATGTTGGCCTTGATATAGTCTTAAGGCACATG CTATCATATGTGGAGAAACAAGCGCGTCCAAATGCAATACTTTTCTTCAGAACACAATCACCACGACATTTTGAAGGAGGTGATTGGGATCAAGGTGGTTCATGTTCACGTTCACAACCTCTGTTACCACAAGAA GTTGAAAAACTTTTCTCTATAGAATCTAATGGAACGAATGTGGAGACACGACTTGTAAACAAGCATCTGCACAAAGCCCTCGAAGGCTCTCGTTTCCAGGTACTGGACATAACACGTATAAGTGAATTTAGAGCTGACGCCCATCCATCAACAGCGGGTGGGAAAAAACATGATGATTGCATGCATTGGTGCTTACCAGGACTTACAGATACGTGGAACGATTTGTTTATTACTCATTTAAACACCATTAGACTCCGGAATTGA
- the LOC140959465 gene encoding L-galactose dehydrogenase-like isoform X1, whose protein sequence is MLEKTLKALGVPRNKYIVSTKCGRVPPGTVDVVLSYCHCGINYSTSEDLVPYLRSKGVGVISASPLAMGLLTKNSPPKWRPTSPELKAACQAAAAAHCKKKGKNVLKTTMQFSLSNQDILTILVGMNSIKQVDENVAAAAELATVGIDKETLSEIEVI, encoded by the exons ATGTTAGAGAAAACTTTAAAAGCTTTGGGAGTTCCAAGAAACAAATACATTGTATCAACAAAGTGTGGAAG GGTGCCACCAGGAACTGTAGATGTAGTCCTGTCTTATTGTCACTGTGGCATCAATTATTCTACTTCAGAAGATCTAGTGCCTTACTTGAGGAGCAAGGGTGTTGGTGTAATAAGTGCTTCTCCACTAGCAATGGGTCTTCTGACCAAAAATAGCCCTCCAAAATGGCGTCCTACCTCCCCTGAACTCAAG GCTGCTTGTcaagctgctgctgctgctcacTGCAAAAAGAAGGGAAAGAATGTATTGAAGACGACCATGCAATTCAGCTTGTCGAATCAAGATATTTTGACTATCTTGGTTGGGATGAACTCCATCAAACAG GTTGATGAAAATGTAGCAGCTGCTGCAGAACTTGCTACGGTTGGGATAGACAAAGAAACTCTATCGGAGATCGAAGTGATTTGA